From the Macaca nemestrina isolate mMacNem1 chromosome 7, mMacNem.hap1, whole genome shotgun sequence genome, one window contains:
- the LOC105477852 gene encoding ER membrane protein complex subunit 9 isoform X1, translating into MLPGTHTPQSTGCFWRQRRGPENACASPTVCPSSTATWPCPSCWRSPSTRWMCGEHRPVWWWLVTTMPMQLWTTRAVSEHLFPTALKHQAVVHQASSRPDPRRPPTGKGHSCAHIYETWEAQLKWMGFAHSWLLTPLIFPLHSPGPLALKIAGRIAEFFPDAVLIMLDNQKLVPQPRVPPVIVLENQGLRWVPKDKNLVMWRDWEESRQMVGALLEDRAHQHLVDFDCHLDDIRQDWTNQWLNTQITQWVGPTNGNGNA; encoded by the exons ATGCTGCCCGGTACCCACACGCCGCAGTCAACGGGCTGTTTCTGGCGCCAGCGCCGCGGTCCGGAGAATGCCTGTGCCTCACCGACTGTGTGCCCCTCTTCCACAGCCACCTGGCCCTGTCCGTCATGTTGGAGGTCGCCCTCAACCAG GTGGATGTGTGGGGAGCACAGGCCGGTCTGGTGGTGGCTGGTTACTACCATGCCAATGCAGCTGTGGACGACCAGAG CAGTATCTGAGCACCTGTTTCCCACAGCACTCAAGCATCAAGCAGTCGTACATCAAGCATCCAGCAGGCCCGATCCCCGCAGGCCACCTACAGGGAAAGGCCACAGCTGCGCCCACATCTATGAGACCTGGGAGGCCCAGCTCAAATGGATGGGTTTTGCCCACAGTTGGCTCCTCACTCCTCTGATCTTCCCTCTACACAGCCCTGGGCCCCTGGCCTTGAAAATTGCTGGGCGAATTGCAGAATTCTTCCCTGATGCAGTACTTATTATG TTGGATAATCAGAAActggtgcctcagcctcgtgTGCCCCCGGTCATCGTCCTGGAGAACCAAGGTCTCCGCTGGGTCCCTAAGGATAAGAACTT AGTGATGTGGAGGGACTGGGAAGAGTCACGGCAGATGGTGGGAGCTCTACTGGAAGATCGGGCCCACCAGCACCTTGTGGACTTTGACTGCCACCTTGACGACATCCGGCAGGACTGGACCAACCAGTGGCTCAACACTCAAATCACCCAGTGGGTTGGTCCCactaatggaaatggaaatgccTGA
- the LOC105477852 gene encoding ER membrane protein complex subunit 9 isoform X3 has protein sequence MLPGTHTPQSTGCFWRQRRGPENACASPTVCPSSTATWPCPSCWRSPSTRWMCGEHRPVWWWLVTTMPMQLWTTRALKHQAVVHQASSRPDPRRPPTGKGHSCAHIYETWEAQLKWMGFAHSWLLTPLIFPLHSPGPLALKIAGRIAEFFPDAVLIMLDNQKLVPQPRVPPVIVLENQGLRWVPKDKNLVMWRDWEESRQMVGALLEDRAHQHLVDFDCHLDDIRQDWTNQWLNTQITQWVGPTNGNGNA, from the exons ATGCTGCCCGGTACCCACACGCCGCAGTCAACGGGCTGTTTCTGGCGCCAGCGCCGCGGTCCGGAGAATGCCTGTGCCTCACCGACTGTGTGCCCCTCTTCCACAGCCACCTGGCCCTGTCCGTCATGTTGGAGGTCGCCCTCAACCAG GTGGATGTGTGGGGAGCACAGGCCGGTCTGGTGGTGGCTGGTTACTACCATGCCAATGCAGCTGTGGACGACCAGAG CACTCAAGCATCAAGCAGTCGTACATCAAGCATCCAGCAGGCCCGATCCCCGCAGGCCACCTACAGGGAAAGGCCACAGCTGCGCCCACATCTATGAGACCTGGGAGGCCCAGCTCAAATGGATGGGTTTTGCCCACAGTTGGCTCCTCACTCCTCTGATCTTCCCTCTACACAGCCCTGGGCCCCTGGCCTTGAAAATTGCTGGGCGAATTGCAGAATTCTTCCCTGATGCAGTACTTATTATG TTGGATAATCAGAAActggtgcctcagcctcgtgTGCCCCCGGTCATCGTCCTGGAGAACCAAGGTCTCCGCTGGGTCCCTAAGGATAAGAACTT AGTGATGTGGAGGGACTGGGAAGAGTCACGGCAGATGGTGGGAGCTCTACTGGAAGATCGGGCCCACCAGCACCTTGTGGACTTTGACTGCCACCTTGACGACATCCGGCAGGACTGGACCAACCAGTGGCTCAACACTCAAATCACCCAGTGGGTTGGTCCCactaatggaaatggaaatgccTGA
- the LOC105477852 gene encoding ER membrane protein complex subunit 9 isoform X4 gives MGEVEISALAYVKTCLHAARYPHAAVNGLFLAPAPRSGECLCLTDCVPLFHSHLALSVMLEVALNQVDVWGAQAGLVVAGYYHANAAVDDQSPGPLALKIAGRIAEFFPDAVLIMLDNQKLVPQPRVPPVIVLENQGLRWVPKDKNLVMWRDWEESRQMVGALLEDRAHQHLVDFDCHLDDIRQDWTNQWLNTQITQWVGPTNGNGNA, from the exons ATGGGGGAGGTGGAGATCTCGGCCCTGGCCTACGTGAAGACGTGCCTGCATGCTGCCCGGTACCCACACGCCGCAGTCAACGGGCTGTTTCTGGCGCCAGCGCCGCGGTCCGGAGAATGCCTGTGCCTCACCGACTGTGTGCCCCTCTTCCACAGCCACCTGGCCCTGTCCGTCATGTTGGAGGTCGCCCTCAACCAG GTGGATGTGTGGGGAGCACAGGCCGGTCTGGTGGTGGCTGGTTACTACCATGCCAATGCAGCTGTGGACGACCAGAG CCCTGGGCCCCTGGCCTTGAAAATTGCTGGGCGAATTGCAGAATTCTTCCCTGATGCAGTACTTATTATG TTGGATAATCAGAAActggtgcctcagcctcgtgTGCCCCCGGTCATCGTCCTGGAGAACCAAGGTCTCCGCTGGGTCCCTAAGGATAAGAACTT AGTGATGTGGAGGGACTGGGAAGAGTCACGGCAGATGGTGGGAGCTCTACTGGAAGATCGGGCCCACCAGCACCTTGTGGACTTTGACTGCCACCTTGACGACATCCGGCAGGACTGGACCAACCAGTGGCTCAACACTCAAATCACCCAGTGGGTTGGTCCCactaatggaaatggaaatgccTGA
- the LOC105477852 gene encoding ER membrane protein complex subunit 9 isoform X2 codes for MLPGTHTPQSTGCFWRQRRGPENACASPTVCPSSTATWPCPSCWRSPSTRWMCGEHRPVWWWLVTTMPMQLWTTRVSEHLFPTALKHQAVVHQASSRPDPRRPPTGKGHSCAHIYETWEAQLKWMGFAHSWLLTPLIFPLHSPGPLALKIAGRIAEFFPDAVLIMLDNQKLVPQPRVPPVIVLENQGLRWVPKDKNLVMWRDWEESRQMVGALLEDRAHQHLVDFDCHLDDIRQDWTNQWLNTQITQWVGPTNGNGNA; via the exons ATGCTGCCCGGTACCCACACGCCGCAGTCAACGGGCTGTTTCTGGCGCCAGCGCCGCGGTCCGGAGAATGCCTGTGCCTCACCGACTGTGTGCCCCTCTTCCACAGCCACCTGGCCCTGTCCGTCATGTTGGAGGTCGCCCTCAACCAG GTGGATGTGTGGGGAGCACAGGCCGGTCTGGTGGTGGCTGGTTACTACCATGCCAATGCAGCTGTGGACGACCAGAG TATCTGAGCACCTGTTTCCCACAGCACTCAAGCATCAAGCAGTCGTACATCAAGCATCCAGCAGGCCCGATCCCCGCAGGCCACCTACAGGGAAAGGCCACAGCTGCGCCCACATCTATGAGACCTGGGAGGCCCAGCTCAAATGGATGGGTTTTGCCCACAGTTGGCTCCTCACTCCTCTGATCTTCCCTCTACACAGCCCTGGGCCCCTGGCCTTGAAAATTGCTGGGCGAATTGCAGAATTCTTCCCTGATGCAGTACTTATTATG TTGGATAATCAGAAActggtgcctcagcctcgtgTGCCCCCGGTCATCGTCCTGGAGAACCAAGGTCTCCGCTGGGTCCCTAAGGATAAGAACTT AGTGATGTGGAGGGACTGGGAAGAGTCACGGCAGATGGTGGGAGCTCTACTGGAAGATCGGGCCCACCAGCACCTTGTGGACTTTGACTGCCACCTTGACGACATCCGGCAGGACTGGACCAACCAGTGGCTCAACACTCAAATCACCCAGTGGGTTGGTCCCactaatggaaatggaaatgccTGA